Part of the Triticum aestivum cultivar Chinese Spring chromosome 4D, IWGSC CS RefSeq v2.1, whole genome shotgun sequence genome is shown below.
GAAAACACCAATGATGCATACTGGAGCCTTCTCTCCACAGGTTTCCTCGAAATTGGAGGCGCTGAGGAGAGGGATTTTGTTTTCCTTCGGTTCACTTGCCTTGGCAGGTTTCTTAGCTTGTTCCGATGctagcttcttgttcttcttctcaaAACTTTCTAGCAGAGTCTTCAATTCTTTGATACCAGATCGGAGATCTTTCACTGAAATACCATCCTTCAGAAGTTGCACCTCGCCATTAACGGTTCGGCCAATAAGCGCCGGAACATTCTTCACGCCAAAGCGTTTTAGCAGTGGAAGAGAAACATCCTGAAccttaaaaaggaaaaaaatataaaagtttAGTAAGAGTAGATGAAATAGATGCTCTTGTCCTTAATTGTTAATTGTTAGTGTATATGGCTGATCTGGAAAATTTTACCGTAAGATCGAAGATACAGCACAGCTATGACTAGCCTCTTTCGGTACAAACAATATTAGTAATGCCTCAATTTAGAAATAAATTAATCCCTATAACCATTGCTTAAAAGAAAGACTATCTATAACGCACGATGCCAGTACAGTAAGTTATGTACCAAGCCTACACACGAAAAGCGGATGACCAGCGCCAGTGCTGACCTAATTTTCTCAAACAAAGCAGTGCAGATGACCAGCGCCAGTGCTGACCTAATTTTCTCAAACAAAGCAGTGATGACAAGGTACAGCTCTTACCTCTGCATCATAGAATATCAAGCGACTGTGGAACATCCCACTGACTGCTCGCCACATTGCTGGTGTGTCCTTCTTTGTTGACAGCAAAAGCACTTCAGGAAGGTTTGGCAAGGCATTGGAAGGGAAATTGAATTGGGTAATGTCAACCCGTCTGGAGAATCTCGGCAGGTGTTCTTGACAGAATGTCTTCAGGCTCTTAGCATCACTATCTCCAGAGTACTCATGCAAAGACCCTTTCTCTGCAGTGCTGTATGAATAAATGAAGAGACGAGCCGATTTTCCTACTGAAACCCCGTTTTTCTTGCAAAGGGCCTTTTCGTTATCACAATTTACCTTGCCAGCCTGCATCAACAGAATCACTGTATAAACTTTTCTTGCTCTATGTTAACTGCGAAGGACCAGCATTACATAAATTTAATCAGCTTACCCTCACTGCACCATCCAATGAACGAGCCACATCCTCCAGAACACTTTCAAGCACAAATTGACCGTTTGCTTGTTGTGTATAGAATAGAAGAAGCCAAGTTATTCCTTGGTCAGCTATTTCTTTGTTGAATGTTTGCATCGTAACCTCCTGAATGGTGACAGGGTTTTTATGCTGACTGGAAGTTCTCGCACTGGGTCTACCAGAACCAGCAAATCCACCATGCTGGCTACCACCCATTGATCTACCAGCAAACATGTTGGAGAAAACATCACCAAGATCAAAGCCAAACGGATTTCCTCCGCCAGCCCCAGGGTTGCCACCAAACGAGAAGGAGAATGTTTTTGAATTTCCCTGACCACCCATTGTCTGCCATCCATCACCGGATGAGAAATAGGTAGTCCTGGGGCCACCACCAGTGAAGTCATGGCTCCCAAAATTTCCAGCACCCATACCTGGGTTACCCTTCTCATCATCGTAGAGATCATAGTTTTTCCTCTTCTCTTCATCTGACAAAATCTCATGCGCTGCAAACGTGACACCAATGCACATTAGAAAAATCAGAGTTACAGTAAAGGATGCGCTCATAGTTCGATTATCGCATCTTCTTAACCACGGAACGAAAAATAATTCACTAACAGGAGTTACAGAATCCTTGGTGGACTGATAAATCAATTGCaaagagaagcaaaggtaaaataACTACAGACAAGAACATGAATAGGTACAAAATTTCATACACCCTGAAAAGCTCAAGGGGCAACATGCATCGCTGTCTACACCATCTCCTGGAGATCTGGCTTGTAGATTCTCAGGATGATGGAGTTGGAGTCTGTTGGCTTTGTAGGTTATCGGTAGTTTTGCCGATATAGCCCCTTGTGATCTTTTGGGGTTGATGGGTGAATCTCATCTTGCTCCTTTAGGTCATGCGTTGTCGTTTTCTATTTCTATTTAGCTCTAGTAGCTGTAACTAAGCGTGTGTTTGGTTGTCGCCCAGGCCAGCCCGACCAAACGAGGGCGAGCCAAT
Proteins encoded:
- the LOC123097770 gene encoding dnaJ protein ERDJ3A; its protein translation is MGIPIRSLLVASLVLSSIALHVAAKTLDPYKVLGVDKNASQRDIKKAFHKLSLKYHPDKNKEKGAQQKFEEINNAHEILSDEEKRKNYDLYDDEKGNPGMGAGNFGSHDFTGGGPRTTYFSSGDGWQTMGGQGNSKTFSFSFGGNPGAGGGNPFGFDLGDVFSNMFAGRSMGGSQHGGFAGSGRPSARTSSQHKNPVTIQEVTMQTFNKEIADQGITWLLLFYTQQANGQFVLESVLEDVARSLDGAVRAGKVNCDNEKALCKKNGVSVGKSARLFIYSYSTAEKGSLHEYSGDSDAKSLKTFCQEHLPRFSRRVDITQFNFPSNALPNLPEVLLLSTKKDTPAMWRAVSGMFHSRLIFYDAEVQDVSLPLLKRFGVKNVPALIGRTVNGEVQLLKDGISVKDLRSGIKELKTLLESFEKKNKKLASEQAKKPAKASEPKENKIPLLSASNFEETCGEKAPVCIIGVFKSNKAKEKLESILSEISQKTLIRGQSYSSGNAITYALLDGNKQSAFLSSFDKSGYKSSDKLLLAYKPRRGRFAVYKGEVSMEEAERFVVSVLNGDVQLSATGQKPVLR